The following are encoded together in the Tripterygium wilfordii isolate XIE 37 chromosome 18, ASM1340144v1, whole genome shotgun sequence genome:
- the LOC119983934 gene encoding uncharacterized protein LOC119983934 isoform X2, whose protein sequence is MADWSELPPDLLLTIARKLIKVPDDHYRLSCVCRSWSHVILDYLNRCLLPYSPCLMVPGINCDVTCKFRRLLSFPVGKDITKEGERLPQIPVPHIDLCRGSYEGWLVMIKNNLDMYLLNPFSDRRIDLPSVTTLQQPSDREERLSKWDVYKAILSKNPSDASDCFVMVLFGGLAFCKLGDKVWTPIHHQRQTWEGYMDALYFKGNFYIVSSNSVTYICDVRASPQPSMTKIEVEQCLLCSFFLVESRGELWKIYCGTGYDSSEDEEEFPKDLHTEDHVINQAEQPVGYSGRIKAKLD, encoded by the exons ATGGCAGACTGGAGTGAACTCCCGCCAGATCTCTTATTGACAATCGCAAGAAAGCTGATCAAAGTTCCAGATGATCACTATCGTCTTAGTTGTGTGTGCAGATCATGGAGCCATGTTATATTGGATTACCTCAACAGATGTCTCCTTCCTTATTCTCCTTGTCTGATGGTTCCCGGCATCAACTGTGATGTCACCTGCAAATTTCGTCGTCTGCTGAGCTTCCCGGTTGGCAAGGATATCACTAAAGAAGGGGAGCGTTTGCCCCAAATTCCGGTGCCTCACATAGATCTATGTCGTGGATCCTACGAGGGATGGCTTGTGATGATAAAAAACAACTTGGACATGTACTTGTTGAATCCGTTTTCTGACCGTCGCATAGATCTTCCTTCTGTAACTACCCTGCAGCAGCCTTCCGATAGAGAGGAACGCCTGTCTAAGTGGGACGTGTACAAAGCAATATTATCAAAAAATCCTAGTGACGCCTCGGATTGCTTTGTCATGGTTCTCTTTGGCGGATTGGCTTTTTGCAAGCTTGGTGACAAAGTTTGGACACCTATTCACCATCAACGTCAAACGTGGGAGGGTTATATGGATGCCTTGTATTTCAAGGGAAACTTCTACATTGTATCATCCAATTCAGTGACTTATATTTGTGACGTTCGTGCTTCTCCTCAACCATCAATGACGAAGATAGAAGTGGAGCAATGTTTACTTTGTAGTTTCTTTTTGGTGGAATCAAGAGGAGAATTATGGAAAATATATTGTGGTACCGGATATGATTCCAGTGAGGATGAGGAAGAATTTCCTAAAGATCTCCATACAGAAGATCATGTGATCAACCAAGCAGAACAACCTG TTGGATACAGTGGGCGGATCAAAGCCAAGTTGGATTGA
- the LOC119983934 gene encoding uncharacterized protein LOC119983934 isoform X1 codes for MADWSELPPDLLLTIARKLIKVPDDHYRLSCVCRSWSHVILDYLNRCLLPYSPCLMVPGINCDVTCKFRRLLSFPVGKDITKEGERLPQIPVPHIDLCRGSYEGWLVMIKNNLDMYLLNPFSDRRIDLPSVTTLQQPSDREERLSKWDVYKAILSKNPSDASDCFVMVLFGGLAFCKLGDKVWTPIHHQRQTWEGYMDALYFKGNFYIVSSNSVTYICDVRASPQPSMTKIEVEQCLLCSFFLVESRGELWKIYCGTGYDSSEDEEEFPKDLHTEDHVINQAEQPGNGDLNCFDKYDLVDHNHYFSSSLKTKYFYVWKLDTVGGSKPSWIDVENLDGVALFLGLSQSFSLSDPHIFGYEENRIYYTDSSCGLHKRGWPSGYDMGIFNFKDDTIESLYKTNSKSVKPPAIWVTPMA; via the coding sequence ATGGCAGACTGGAGTGAACTCCCGCCAGATCTCTTATTGACAATCGCAAGAAAGCTGATCAAAGTTCCAGATGATCACTATCGTCTTAGTTGTGTGTGCAGATCATGGAGCCATGTTATATTGGATTACCTCAACAGATGTCTCCTTCCTTATTCTCCTTGTCTGATGGTTCCCGGCATCAACTGTGATGTCACCTGCAAATTTCGTCGTCTGCTGAGCTTCCCGGTTGGCAAGGATATCACTAAAGAAGGGGAGCGTTTGCCCCAAATTCCGGTGCCTCACATAGATCTATGTCGTGGATCCTACGAGGGATGGCTTGTGATGATAAAAAACAACTTGGACATGTACTTGTTGAATCCGTTTTCTGACCGTCGCATAGATCTTCCTTCTGTAACTACCCTGCAGCAGCCTTCCGATAGAGAGGAACGCCTGTCTAAGTGGGACGTGTACAAAGCAATATTATCAAAAAATCCTAGTGACGCCTCGGATTGCTTTGTCATGGTTCTCTTTGGCGGATTGGCTTTTTGCAAGCTTGGTGACAAAGTTTGGACACCTATTCACCATCAACGTCAAACGTGGGAGGGTTATATGGATGCCTTGTATTTCAAGGGAAACTTCTACATTGTATCATCCAATTCAGTGACTTATATTTGTGACGTTCGTGCTTCTCCTCAACCATCAATGACGAAGATAGAAGTGGAGCAATGTTTACTTTGTAGTTTCTTTTTGGTGGAATCAAGAGGAGAATTATGGAAAATATATTGTGGTACCGGATATGATTCCAGTGAGGATGAGGAAGAATTTCCTAAAGATCTCCATACAGAAGATCATGTGATCAACCAAGCAGAACAACCTGGTAATGGTGACCTGAATTGTTTTGATAAGTACGATTTGGTCGATCATAATCATTATTTTTCGTCTTCATTAAAAACGAAATATTTTTATGTATGGAAGTTGGATACAGTGGGCGGATCAAAGCCAAGTTGGATTGACGTCGAGAATTTAGATGGAGTGGCATTGTTTTTGGGTTTGAGTCAGTCATTTTCCCTCTCGGATCCTCACATTTTTGGGTATGAAGAAAACCGGATATATTATACAGATAGTTCTTGTGGGTTACACAAACGTGGATGGCCTTCAGGTTATGACATGGGCATTTTCAACTTCAAGGATGATACTATTGAGTCACTTTACAAAACAAATTCCAAATCTGTGAAGCCACCAGCTATTTGGGTTACCCCCATGGCATG